The DNA segment TTTAAAAGATCTCCTTCATTCCTTTCAAAATAACTGGGTAACCATTTTAGCATTTAACAAACAGAAATTTACTGGAGTCCTAAGTGACATTGATGAAGACTTCATTACTGTGATAAACGGAGAAGAGCGGATTCTAATCAAAGTAGAACATGTATCTAACATTTTAAAAGGTGTTCTTAAGGAAGAAGAGTCTAAACAGGAAGATGCAAATGAGAACAAAAATAGCAGCAATAAATCCGACAAAAATGATGACGATAAAAAAGAGGAATCAGAAGAAGATAAAGATTGTCATTCCTGCCAGGACACAGAGGACAAATCAAAACAAAAAACTAAATCTTCATCGAACAAAGGTTCTGAAAAGAAATCCAAAGCAGTTGATAAGAAGCATGAGGAAATGGATTCAGGGGAAAAAGTGATTTGGTCACAACCAATAAAAGGTGAAACAGTTGTTACTCAGGTCAAAGAAGTAGCTCACAAGAATAAAAAAACTTATTCTGAAGAAACAACACCGAAAGTGGTTGCGGAAAAAAAGAAACCACAAATTGAAATGGATAATAATGACAAAAAGAATGAAGAACCTAAGTCAAATAAATCCAATATTGATGAGCCTTCCAAAGAGATGAAACATGAAAAAGAAGTAGCCCCTCTCTTTAAATTGGAACCAAAACCTGCCCCACTATTACCAATGCCTAGGAAGGAAGTCAAAACAACAAAAGCACAGGAAGTTGCACAACATACTCCAAAACCAAGTATTACTCAGAATGCTTCCAATAATAAAGTAGAAAATACTACACATGAAATGAATACAAACGATACGAAGAGTGTTTGGAAACAAAAAGATAAAGAAACACAAGCATTTCGCTTTGCAGGTGAACCGGTCCGTCGTGATGAAATAAAAGCTTTCCCGTTTGCCGGATGGCCAAATAGAAGCAAAAGAACTTTTAGATTATAATTTCAGACACTTACATGAAATGGAAATAGCATACGTTGATCGTTCGGACGAAATATTCTTTAGTGCACCCTCAAGTCCTATTACAAATATGAGCTGGGCAGGTCCTCTTTGATGAATTTCAAAAAATCCTTTTGCTGCTTTAGCCCTTCTCTATTTGTAAATGGAACGTATAAGGAAAGGAAGTGAGTAAATGAGCTTGAAAGATAAGATTGGAAAATATATCAAACTAGAGATTTCCGGAAAGAAAATAATAAGTGGCTTATTAGTCGATATTGGTAGTGATTTATGGGTAGTTTTTAATGGGAATGACTACCTATATATTCCTATAATTCATATACAAAACTGGCAATTCTTAAAACATGATGAAATAGCTGAAATTAGTTTTAATGATGAGCCTACACCAATTTACAATCACAATGAAGAAATATCCTTGAGAAAAACACTAACAGCTGCAAAGGGAATATTTACAGAAATCTATGTAACAAGTAAACAAGCATTACATGGGTATATTATTAGTATCATGAATAATTACTTTGTATTTTATTCCCCTATTTATAAAACGATGTTTATCTCCCTTCACCATCTAAAATGGTTAATCCCTTATACAAGTAACCAACGGCCATATGGCCTTAGTAATTCAAGTCTTCCAGTAAATCCAAGTGGCCATACATTTGCACGATCATTCGAAGTTCAAATTGAGAAATGTGTTGGCGAATTAATTGTCTTCAATATAGGGGAAAATGAGAATGTAATTGGAAAAGTGCAAGGAATTAAAAATAATTTCGTAGAATTAATCAGTGCAAAAGAAGACCCTGTTTTTGTAAATATGCAACATATTAAAACGGTTCATATGACTTGAAACCCTATCTTGTGGTTGAATTATAAACAAGCTTTAAAAACTAGGCTCTGTTAAACTTGCCTGTTGATTTCCGCTCCAGGCACTTCGCTTTCCGTGGGTGTTTCGGCGAGCCTCCTCGGCGCTTGCGCCTGCGGGGTCTCCCCTGAACCATACTCCCACAGGAGTCTTCGTACCTTCCGCTCCAATCAACAGGGTGTATAAATCAAAACTGTTCTTTAACACAGCCAAAAACAAAAAGAGTGTCTATGCACACTCTTTTTATACGGAATTATTTGTTTTTTAATGAAACTGGCTCAGACTTTTCGCCCAAACGAAAGATTAACAGTTCAAATGTGATTCCATATAGGAAAGTAACAAGAAACATCGAACCCACCATATCAAGAATAACATGTTGTTTAACAAATAGAGTGGAAATAATAATTAATGACCCTGAAATATGAATACATAAATTGGTAATTAGATGCTTGTTTTTTATGTGGAGTGATGCAAGCATAACGGCAAAGGTTGTAAGTACGTGTATACTCGGAAAACAATTATAGGGTCGATCGTTTTCATATATCCACTGTACAAGCACTTGAAGAAAGTTATCTCCTTGAATGGTTGGTCTTGGAACAGTGGTTTGAAAAAAGAAATAAATAACAAAGCAGATCAGCTCGGCAACCACAATCAAAAGCAATGTTCTTAAATATATCTTCGTATCCTTATACCAAAAGTAGATTAAAAACATAAATATATATACATACCAAAAAATATACGGAATAATAAAAAACGACAAAAATGGGATCACTTGATCCACTGTTGTAGAAATATCAAAGGCTTTATGTGAACGGTTATTTAGAAAACTATAAACAATTGCCAAAGCTGGAAATACTAATAAAAATAATAGGTAGGGAGCTTTTTGTATACTTTTTTTCATGCGAGTCCCTCCCCTTAAATAAATTGGTCACTTTAATCACGAGTTTACTAAATAAATATTTTGTCGAACTATTTTCATAGTATCATAAAAACAGTTTGTATACATAAATTTCCCAACCGAATCCTAATTACCTTATCCCCATCATTTTTTGCAAAGTTAACTTCTTTTACAATAGCAATCCATTTCCAGTTTTAACCTTTCCATCAGTTCCTTAACCGTAATTCTCTTCGCTAAACGCGGGCTCTGTCCTGACCAGAGTGACATACAATCCTTTTTCCCCGTAGACGAAGAGGCTTTTCGTATTGTCTTCGTTAATTCATTTTGTATGGGATAGTCAGGCAGTTCATCTTCATATGGGTTCAATATTTCTATAAAACTGTTATTAATTCCTCGAGCCAGTTTCCCTGAAAATGCTTTTGTTAGTACAGTTTGGTCTTCTGTTGCCATTACTATAGCTTCCTTATGAAGGGGATGGGCGCCGCTTTCTTCACATACTAGAAAGGCAGTCCCCATCTGGACACCTGACGCTCCAAGTATTTTGGCCGCGCTGATACCCCTCCCATCCATTATTCCCCCAGCAGCGATTAATGGAATACGAATAGAATCCGCGGTTTGTGGAATAAGCGACATCAGTCCGACTAAGCCTCTTTTATCTTCATTTTGGAATGTTCCACGATGCCCGCCTGCTTCCGCACCTTGGACAACAACGGCATCCATGTCGGCCTGTTCATTGATTATTGCCTCATGTACCGTTGTTGCTGTGCCAATTAATATTACTGAAGATTTCTTAAGCTTTTTGATTACTTCTTGTGTAGGCAAGCCAAAGGTAAAAGAACAAATGGGTACTTTTTCTTCAATGATTATATTAATATGTTCCTTAAAGATCTTGCAGTCTTGTTCAAATGTAGGAAGTGTGTGTTGATCGGCAATTTCGTATTGATTCTTTATAGGCTGTAATAGAGCCATGGCTCTTTCAAGTTTATCAACATCAGTAGAATAGGTTGAAGGAACAAATAAATTTATCCCAAAAGGTTTATTAGTTAATTTTCGGATAGCCTTAATTTGTTTCTGTAGCTGCTCCGGACTCATATACCCAGCCCCTACCATTCCAAGACCACCTGCATTCGATACAGCAGATACTAGTTCAGAAGATGTTGGACCGCCAGCCATTGGTGCTTGAATGATTGGATAGTTAACATTTAATAATTCACTTAATTCGTTTTTCCACATATTTGTATACCCCATTTCCGACCTTGTATCCTTCCTTCGCTTCCCTAAATTCAATCTAATACATATAAAGACGAAAAATCTTGGTTTCAGGTTTCGTGTTTTTGCAATATGTGTGAACTTTACAGTCCATCTTGTCTTCGAGTAAAACCATGATAGCGTGTGCCTTGGAAGACGAGTTCTCCAGGGTCTCCTTCAGCTAACTGACCGTATTCTCGACCATTTACACCAAACTCCATCCGATCACCACTCTCTACTTGGAAAGTTACAAAGTACCAAGTACTAGAATGATGGTCATTCCCGCCATGGCGTACCTGTGTTCGCTTAGAAACCACAACCGCATCAACGTTTAGGCGCGGTTGTCTATTATTATTACTCCATTCTCTTATACCCCTAATAATGGAAAAAAGAATGATACCAGCGACAATGATAAAAAATATGGGAAGTATAGTTTGCATAATTGAAAAAATATCGAATCCAGTGTAAATATCCATCCCCCTGCCCCCCACCTTTTTGTTGTTAAATATTAATACGTAAAACCCGAAAATTCGTTTCGAATATTTTAATAATTTCTATTGTCTCTTTTATGGTAAGCTGAAAAAAACGAAAAATAGTTGGTGAACCCCATGGAACGAATAATATTATTCGACGGTGTCTGCAATCTTTGCAATAAAAGTGTACAATTTATTTTCAAACGAGATCCGTCTGGAACCTTTAAATTTGCCTCCCTTCAAAGCAAAACTGGTCAAAACCTCTTAAAAGCGCACGGATTATCAACCGATATAAACAGCTTTGTTTTAATTGAAGATAAAAGAATATATGTAAAATCCACAGCCGCTTTACGAGTTTGTACCCATTTGAGTGGCCTTTGGAAAATGCTATCCGTTTTCCTGGTAGTCCCTCCATTTTTTAGAGACTTACTTTACGAATGGATTGCCAAAAATCGATATAAATGGTTTGGAAAAAAAGATCACTGCCTGCTGCCATTGCCAGAATGGAAAAGCAGATTCCTAGAATAAGCAAAAAACAATATAGATTACCAAATACAATATTACCATATAATGGGATCAATCCATTTGGTGCCTGACACCATAAAATCCTAATAATTTATCCTCTAAAGCATAACTTTTACTAATATGTCTAATTTCATCTGGAGGTGCTTCCATGGATATCATTGTTAGGCAAGGGGATTCTTTATGGCACTATAGTCAGTTATTTAAAATAGATATGCAATTAATTAATGATTCCAATCGGGCCGTGCAACCAAATGCTCTTTCTATTGGGCAAAAGATTCGGATTCCAGGTTTTGTCGCTCAGGAATATCAAATACGCCAAGGGGACACTTTATGAAAAATAGCTCAAAATCGTAATCTCCCACTAGAAACTCTGCAACTGGTTAACCCAAACATAAATCCAACTAACATAAAAGTGGGCCAAACAATTAAAGTTCCATTAAGGATAACCTGGAGATTAGTGAACGGCGGACAAAGATACGACTATCAAACCTTGATCACTGATATCTCCCGATTAGAAAGTGTTTACCCATTTTTACAGATACCTTCAATAGGAAAAACCGTTTTGGGAAAAAATATTCCTGAGATGGTAATTGGTACTGGTGGGAAAAGGGTTCACTACAATGGATCTTTCCATGCAAATGAATGGATTACTACTCCCATCATTATGACTTTTATTAATGATTACCTATTATCACTGACAAATCACAATGCCATTCGTGGACTTTCAACCAGCAGGTTTTACCAGCAAAGTACTTTATCATTTGTACCAATGGTAAACCCAGATGGTGTCGATCTCGTTTTACATGGGCCACCTTCAAGCGCGCCATGGAATACAAAAGTCATCGACTACAATAAAGGCAGTACGGATTTTTCGGGATGGAAGGCCAACATTAGAGGTGTTGACCTTAACGATCAATTCCCTGCTAGATGGGAGCTCGAAAAGGCAAGGAATCCTGACCAGCCAGGACCAAGGGATTATGGTGGCGAAAAGCCCCTCTCTGAGCCTGAAGCCATTGCGATGGCAGATTTGACAAAAAGGCGGGATTTTTCACGAGTGCTAGCGTTCCATACACAAGGTGAAGTAATGTACTGGGGATTTGAAAATCAAGAACCCCCTGAGTCAGAGACAATAGTGACTGAATTTAGTAGAGTCAGTGGATATGAGCCTGTAAAAACGATTGAAAGCTATGCAGGTTATAAAGACTGGTTTATCCAAGATTGGAGAAGGCCAGGATTTACAATAGAGATTGGAAAAGGAATTAACCCTCTCCCCCTTTCCCAATTTGACGAGATATATCAAAAAACACTTGGGATTTTCTTAGCAGGACTCTATATGTGAAAAATGAGGTTGGAATGTTCCAACCTCATTTTTGTAAGGCTGCGTTATAGAACATTGTTGAATTTATACACTGTTGATTGGAGTGGAAGGCGCGAAGACTCCTGTGGGAGTGCGGGTCAGGGGAGACCCCGCAGGCGCAAGCGCCAAGGAGGCTCGCCGAAACGCCCACGGAAAGCGAAGCGCCTGGAGCGGAAATCAACAGACAAGTTATAAAAAAAGAACCCTTGAACGGTTGTTCAAAAGGTTCAAACGAGAACTTAGTGGTCTAGGCTAAGTTCTCAACAATTAGGAGGTCTAAACTCAGAAGAATTTAAACATCTATAGTGTACCATTTTCGCAAAATTCATTCAACGGTTTAATGCTGTAAAGACAAAAAGTGATACGAAAGGCATATTACAAAATTACCATTTTTTTCTTAGAAACTATTGCGTGGTCATAAGGTAATTTACAATAAAAATATTTCTAAGCTTTCGTTGTTGACATACATGTATATACAAGCTAGAATGAAAACGTACTCAAAACTTGTATATACAAGAGGAATACCTCTTATGTAACCGTACTTATTACTGCTTGTATATATATCAGATACTAAATAGATAATAATGGGGCCAATCCCATTTTCAGGGGGAAAGAGAAAATGTCTAAGTACACAGAACCTTCAAAGGATTTATTAAAGCACATTGGAGGAAAAGAAAACATTGCAGCTGTTACCCATTGTGTAACACGAATGCGATTTGTATTAAATGATCCATCAAAAGCTGATGTTGAAAAAATCGAAGGAATCCAGCTTGTAAAAGGTACATTTACCCAAGCGGGACAATTCCAAGTCATTATCGGAAATGATGTTTCTAGTTTCTACAACGATTTTGTCAAAATTGCAGATGTAGAAGGTACATCAAAAGAGGAAGCAAAAGTAGCAGCCAAGCAAAATATGAACTGGCTACAGCGAATGATGGGTCACTTAGCTGAAATCTTCACACCATTAATTCCTGCACTCGTAGTCGGAGGTTTAATTCTTGGCTTCCGAAATGTAATCGGTGACATTAAATTACTTGAAGATGGAACAAAAACTATTATTGAAGTTTCACAATTTTGGGCTGGGGTCCACTCATTCCTATGGTTAATCGGAGAAGCTATATTCCACTTCTTACCGGTTGGTATTACATGGTCAGTGGCAAAGAAAATGGGCGCTTCGCAAATTTTGGGTATCGTTTTGGGTATTACCCTAGTATCTCCTCAATTATTAAATGCTTATGGCGTTGCAGGTGCAAAGGAAATACCAACATGGGATTTTGGTTTTGCACATATTAAGATGATTGGTTATCAAGCACAAGTAATCCCTGCGATTTTAGCTGGAATTGTATTAGGGTTCTTGGAAACAAGATTACGTAAAATCGTACCAAACTCAATCTCTATGATTGTTGTTCCGTTTTTCGCATTAGTTCCAACAGTATTAATCGCACACACCATTTTGGGTCCGATCGGCTGGTCTATCGGTTCTGGTATCTCTCATGTGGTTTACTCAAGTTTAACTTCTGCATTTGGCTGGTTATTTGCAGCAATCTTTGGCTTTGCATACGCTCCACTTGTTATTACAGGTTTACACCATATGACAAATGCAATTGACCTTCAATTGATGAGTGAACTTGGTGGTACAAATCTATGGCCAATGATTGCTTTATCTAACATTGCTCAAGGTTCAGCAGTTCTTGCAATGATTTTTATCAACCGTAAAAATGAAGAAGAAAAGCAGGTTTCAATACCAGCGGCAATTTCTTGTTACTTAGGTGTAACTGAGCCAGCGATGTTCGGTATTAACCTGAAATATGGCTTTCCCTTCTTAGCTGCCATGATCGGTTCCATGATTGCTGGTGTTGTATCAGTAGCAACAGGTGTCATGGCTAACTCAATTGGGGTCGGTGGTCTCCCTGGAATCCTATCCATACAGCCAAAATATATGGCTATGTTTGCAGTATGCATGTTGATTGCAATTGTGGTTCCATTCATTTTAACTAACATCTTTGCAAAAACAGGTGTTAAAAAGTTTAGTCTAAAAAAATAAAATGACACTCCATTTAGGAGGGAGACCATCTCCCTCCTTTTCCACATTAGAAAAATTCAAAAATTATAGGCAGGTGTTTAGTTTGTCAACAGCATGGTGGAAAAAAGCAGTCGTTTATCAAATTTATCCAAAGAGTTTTAATGATACAACCGGAAATGGTACTGGAGATATCCAAGGAATCATTGAAAAATTGGATTATTTAAAAGAACTTGGGGTCGATGTTCTTTGGCTAACACCTATATATCAATCCCCTCAACGTGATAACGGTTATGATATTAGTGATTATTATTCCATTCATGAAGATTACGGAACAATGGCTGATTTTGAACGACTCCTAGAACAAGCTCATAAACGGAATATTAAAATCATTATGGACATCGTAATCAACCATACCTCCACTGAGCATGAGTGGTTTAAACAAGCCAAATCCTCTAAGGATAACCCATACCGTGACTTCTATATTTGGAAAGATGGTAAAAACGGTGAACCGCCAACGAATTGGGAGTCAAAATTTGGGGGATCTGCATGGGAGTACGATGAATCAACTGACCAGTATTACCTTCATTTGTTCGATGTTACACAAGCAGACCTCAATTGGGAAAACAAAAAGTTACGCGAGGCACTATATGAGATGATGCACTTTTGGTTAAAAAAAGGTGTCGATGGGTTCCGCTTGGATGTGATTAATTTAATTTCTAAAGACCAGCACTTCCCTCAAGATGACAGTGATGGGCGTAAATTTTATACAGATGGACCGAGAATTCATGAATTTCTGCATGAAATGAACGAGGAAGTTTTTTCAAAATACAATATTATGACCGTTGGCGAAATGTCTTCTACATCTATTGATAATTGTATTCGTTATACGAATCCTGATCAGGAAGAATTAAATATGACGTTTAGTTTTCATCATCTGAAGGTTGATTATCCAAATGGAGATAAGTGGACAAAAGCAGATTTTGATTTTCAATCATTAAAGCAAATTCTATCTACATGGCAGGTCCAGATGAATCAAGGTGGCGGTTGGAATGCCCTCTTCTGGTGTAATCATGACCAGCCACGTGTGGTTTCACGCTTCGGCAACGACCAAACCTATCATAAAGAATCTGCTAAAATGCTGGCAACGGCCCTGCATTTGATGCAAGGAACCCCTTATATTTATCAAGGGGAGGAATTTGGGATGACCAATCCAAACTTTTCTAAGATTGATGACTATCGTGATGTTGAGTCCTTAAATATTTTTAACATGAAGAAACAGGAAGGGTTAACAGAACAAGAAATTCTTGAAATTCTAAAACAAAAATCTCGAGATAATTCGAGAACTCCTGTTCAATGGAATGCTAGTGAACACGCAGGCTTTACTACTGGTACACCGTGGATTGGTACGGCAAGAAACTACAAAGAAATTAACGCTGCACAAGCTATTTGCGATTCAGACTCTATTTTCTTCCACTACCAAAAGCTAATCCAATTAAGAAAACAATATGATGTGATTACAGACGGTGATTTCGAACTCATTTTGGATGAAGATGAAGAGTTATTTGCGTATATCCGGTCAAGTGGCTCTGAAAAATTAGTGGTGATTAATAATTTTTATGGAAAAGAAAAGACATTCCACCTCCCTTCTCATTTAAATCTTGATGAATTTACAAGTGAGATGTTACTCTCTAATTACAAGGATTCTGCGAAATTTGGCGGAGAAATCCAATTAAGACCATTTGAATCACTTGTGTACCACCTGAAAAAATGAACGGAGATGTCACTATGACAAACAAATACCTAACTATCTATAACAATATTGTGGAGCAAATTAAAAGTGGGGAAATCCCGCCTCAGACGCTTCTACCCTCAGAAAACGAATTAAAGGACCAATTCGATACATCGAGGGAAACCATTCGGAAAGCGTTAAACC comes from the Neobacillus sp. PS2-9 genome and includes:
- a CDS encoding DUF2642 domain-containing protein, which translates into the protein MSLKDKIGKYIKLEISGKKIISGLLVDIGSDLWVVFNGNDYLYIPIIHIQNWQFLKHDEIAEISFNDEPTPIYNHNEEISLRKTLTAAKGIFTEIYVTSKQALHGYIISIMNNYFVFYSPIYKTMFISLHHLKWLIPYTSNQRPYGLSNSSLPVNPSGHTFARSFEVQIEKCVGELIVFNIGENENVIGKVQGIKNNFVELISAKEDPVFVNMQHIKTVHMT
- the treC gene encoding alpha,alpha-phosphotrehalase, which gives rise to MSTAWWKKAVVYQIYPKSFNDTTGNGTGDIQGIIEKLDYLKELGVDVLWLTPIYQSPQRDNGYDISDYYSIHEDYGTMADFERLLEQAHKRNIKIIMDIVINHTSTEHEWFKQAKSSKDNPYRDFYIWKDGKNGEPPTNWESKFGGSAWEYDESTDQYYLHLFDVTQADLNWENKKLREALYEMMHFWLKKGVDGFRLDVINLISKDQHFPQDDSDGRKFYTDGPRIHEFLHEMNEEVFSKYNIMTVGEMSSTSIDNCIRYTNPDQEELNMTFSFHHLKVDYPNGDKWTKADFDFQSLKQILSTWQVQMNQGGGWNALFWCNHDQPRVVSRFGNDQTYHKESAKMLATALHLMQGTPYIYQGEEFGMTNPNFSKIDDYRDVESLNIFNMKKQEGLTEQEILEILKQKSRDNSRTPVQWNASEHAGFTTGTPWIGTARNYKEINAAQAICDSDSIFFHYQKLIQLRKQYDVITDGDFELILDEDEELFAYIRSSGSEKLVVINNFYGKEKTFHLPSHLNLDEFTSEMLLSNYKDSAKFGGEIQLRPFESLVYHLKK
- a CDS encoding DUF2500 domain-containing protein, coding for MDIYTGFDIFSIMQTILPIFFIIVAGIILFSIIRGIREWSNNNRQPRLNVDAVVVSKRTQVRHGGNDHHSSTWYFVTFQVESGDRMEFGVNGREYGQLAEGDPGELVFQGTRYHGFTRRQDGL
- the treP gene encoding PTS system trehalose-specific EIIBC component — protein: MSKYTEPSKDLLKHIGGKENIAAVTHCVTRMRFVLNDPSKADVEKIEGIQLVKGTFTQAGQFQVIIGNDVSSFYNDFVKIADVEGTSKEEAKVAAKQNMNWLQRMMGHLAEIFTPLIPALVVGGLILGFRNVIGDIKLLEDGTKTIIEVSQFWAGVHSFLWLIGEAIFHFLPVGITWSVAKKMGASQILGIVLGITLVSPQLLNAYGVAGAKEIPTWDFGFAHIKMIGYQAQVIPAILAGIVLGFLETRLRKIVPNSISMIVVPFFALVPTVLIAHTILGPIGWSIGSGISHVVYSSLTSAFGWLFAAIFGFAYAPLVITGLHHMTNAIDLQLMSELGGTNLWPMIALSNIAQGSAVLAMIFINRKNEEEKQVSIPAAISCYLGVTEPAMFGINLKYGFPFLAAMIGSMIAGVVSVATGVMANSIGVGGLPGILSIQPKYMAMFAVCMLIAIVVPFILTNIFAKTGVKKFSLKK
- a CDS encoding nitronate monooxygenase; protein product: MWKNELSELLNVNYPIIQAPMAGGPTSSELVSAVSNAGGLGMVGAGYMSPEQLQKQIKAIRKLTNKPFGINLFVPSTYSTDVDKLERAMALLQPIKNQYEIADQHTLPTFEQDCKIFKEHINIIIEEKVPICSFTFGLPTQEVIKKLKKSSVILIGTATTVHEAIINEQADMDAVVVQGAEAGGHRGTFQNEDKRGLVGLMSLIPQTADSIRIPLIAAGGIMDGRGISAAKILGASGVQMGTAFLVCEESGAHPLHKEAIVMATEDQTVLTKAFSGKLARGINNSFIEILNPYEDELPDYPIQNELTKTIRKASSSTGKKDCMSLWSGQSPRLAKRITVKELMERLKLEMDCYCKRS
- a CDS encoding thiol-disulfide oxidoreductase DCC family protein codes for the protein MERIILFDGVCNLCNKSVQFIFKRDPSGTFKFASLQSKTGQNLLKAHGLSTDINSFVLIEDKRIYVKSTAALRVCTHLSGLWKMLSVFLVVPPFFRDLLYEWIAKNRYKWFGKKDHCLLPLPEWKSRFLE
- a CDS encoding phosphatase PAP2 family protein produces the protein MKKSIQKAPYLLFLLVFPALAIVYSFLNNRSHKAFDISTTVDQVIPFLSFFIIPYIFWYVYIFMFLIYFWYKDTKIYLRTLLLIVVAELICFVIYFFFQTTVPRPTIQGDNFLQVLVQWIYENDRPYNCFPSIHVLTTFAVMLASLHIKNKHLITNLCIHISGSLIIISTLFVKQHVILDMVGSMFLVTFLYGITFELLIFRLGEKSEPVSLKNK